The Lycium barbarum isolate Lr01 chromosome 9, ASM1917538v2, whole genome shotgun sequence genome has a segment encoding these proteins:
- the LOC132609734 gene encoding uncharacterized protein LOC132609734, whose translation MEFPLISRCANSPSTTSFLGCKVNLCDFRIRGNFRNKRKFSVLRVKAMAEKSSSTGDVEIRERESGGYTGSTMEVTTFNQSFGSDAQLPVWEKIGAVVRLSYGIGIYGAMALAGKFICSISGIDGTGGFSPSLDAIVVGLGYAAPPIMALLFILDDEVVKLSPHARAIRDVEDEELRNFFYGMSPWQFILIVAASSVGEELFYRTAVQGALADIFLRSTDLVTDARGMAALTGVFPPYVPFAQAFAAVITAALTGSLYYIAASPKDPTYVVAPVLKSRSGREDLKKLFSAWYERRQMKKIYSPLLEAILALYLGFEWIQTDNILAPIITHGIYSAVILGHGLWKIHDHRRRLHQRIQQLKQEGKNSSDL comes from the exons ATGGAGTTTCCATTGATATCTCGATGTGCAAATAGTCCATCAACGACGTCGTTTTTGGGATGTAAAGTAAATTTATGTGATTTTCGGATTAGGGGTAATTTTCGAAATAAGAGGAAATTTTCTGTGTTGAGAGTTAAAGCTATGGCAGAGAAGTCAAGTAGTACAGGTGACGTGGAAATTagggagagagaaagtggaggGTATACGGGAAGTACGATGGAGGTGACTACATTTAATCAGAGTTTTGGGAGTGATGCACAGTTACCTGTTTGGGAGAAGATTGGTGCTGTTGTCAGACTCAGTTATGGAATCG GTATCTATGGAGCAATGGCTTTAGCAGGGAAGTTCATATGCTCAATTTCGGGAATCGACGGCACAGGAGGGTTCAGTCCATCATTAGATGCCATTGTTGTTGGACTAGGATATGCAGCTCCACCCATTATGGCTCTTCTATTTATACTAGAT GATGAAGTTGTGAAGCTATCTCCTCATGCTCGAGCGATCAGGGATGTGGAGGATGAAGAGCTACGGAACTTCTTTTATGGAATGTCACCTTGGCAG TTCATTCTGATCGTCGCTGCAAGCTCTGTAGGCGAGGAGCTTTTCTACCGCACTGCTGTTCAG GGAGCTTTGGCTGACATTTTCTTAAGGAGTACTGATTTGGTGACTGATGCTCGAGGGATGGCAGCATTG ACTGGTGTTTTTCCACCTTATGTCCCATTTGCTCAAGCATTTGCGGCGGTAATTACAGCAGCTCTCACTGGTTCGTTATATTATATAGCTGCCTCTCCAAAAG ATCCTACCTATGTTGTTGCACCTGTGCTGAAATCGCGTTCAGGCCGTGAAGATCTGAAAAAACTCTTTTCAG CTTGGTACGAGAGGCGGCAGATGAAGAAGATATACTCTCCTTTACTAGAAGCAATACTAGCCCTTTACCTTGGGTTTGAATGGATCCAG ACAGACAACATTCTTGCACCTATAATCACACATGGGATATACTCCGCTGTTATTCTGGGACACGGACTCTGGAAAATCCACGATCATCGGAGAAGGCTAcatcaaagaatccaacaacTTAAACAAGAAGGCAAGAATTCAAGTGACTTGTAA